The proteins below come from a single Danaus plexippus chromosome 20, MEX_DaPlex, whole genome shotgun sequence genomic window:
- the LOC116774097 gene encoding small glutamine-rich tetratricopeptide repeat-containing protein beta-like — MSEIKIVAASIINFLKQQLESDLLSADSRESVEVGVQCIETAFELTPEELSKGVDLLQLVKKQRGGATPADRVEAEKLKNEGNEFMKAERHKEALEKYSRAIELDPQNSVFFCNRAAAHFKLGEHESAVADAMAALALQPNYGKAYGRLGIALTALDRHTEARNAFARAVQLEPDNDSYKENLKMAEERLAERGERPPLDLGGLLQNPALLNMATEMLSDPNMQHLISGLMTANTAGAGGGLGGLLGSDAALAPSLLEAGQALAQQMQAANPELVEQLRRQVRPPGAPGNQPPHPQ, encoded by the coding sequence atgtcagaaataaaaatagtcgCGGCGagcataataaattttttaaaacaacagcTCGAAAGCGACTTGCTAAGTGCCGACTCGAGAGAGAGCGTGGAAGTTGGCGTACAATGCATTGAAACCGCATTCGAATTGACTCCAGAAGAACTATCCAAAGGCGTCGACCTTCTCCAGCTCGTGAAAAAACAGCGAGGAGGGGCGACTCCGGCCGATCGTGTAGAAGctgaaaaactaaaaaacgaAGGTAACGAATTCATGAAAGCCGAGCGTCACAAGGAAGCCCTGGAAAAGTATAGCCGTGCCATCGAACTTGATCCTCAGAACTCGGTTTTCTTCTGCAACCGAGCAGCAGCACATTTCAAACTCGGGGAACACGAGTCCGCCGTAGCCGACGCCATGGCTGCCTTAGCGCTGCAACCCAACTACGGTAAGGCCTACGGACGACTGGGAATCGCTCTCACGGCGCTCGACAGGCACACGGAGGCACGCAACGCCTTCGCCCGCGCCGTGCAGCTGGAACCGGACAACGATAGTTACAAGGAGAACCTCAAGATGGCGGAGGAAAGACTGGCCGAGCGCGGGGAACGACCGCCGCTCGACTTGGGCGGGCTGCTGCAGAACCCGGCGCTCCTCAACATGGCCACCGAGATGCTCTCGGATCCGAACATGCAGCATCTCATCTCGGGTCTGATGACGGCCAACACTGCGGGGGCTGGGGGCGGCTTGGGCGGCCTGCTCGGCTCGGACGCCGCACTGGCCCCGTCGCTGCTGGAGGCGGGCCAAGCCCTGGCGCAACAGATGCAAGCCGCAAACCCGGAGCTCGTGGAGCAGCTAAGGAGACAAGTGCGTCCGCCCGGGGCGCCCGGCAACCAGCCGCCACACCCACAGTGA